One segment of Anastrepha obliqua isolate idAnaObli1 chromosome 3, idAnaObli1_1.0, whole genome shotgun sequence DNA contains the following:
- the LOC129242546 gene encoding uncharacterized protein LOC129242546: MVLLRVIKYLVGCVVRLCEELNQNMLSWKMLKYRVLQES; encoded by the exons ATGGTTTTGCTGCGCGTTATAAAATATCTTGTGG GTTGTGTAGTGCGTTTGTGCGAGGAACTAAACCAGAATATGCTGTCATGGAAAATGCTCAAATACCGAGTGTTGCAAGAAAGCTGA